A genomic stretch from Onychostoma macrolepis isolate SWU-2019 chromosome 02, ASM1243209v1, whole genome shotgun sequence includes:
- the sst2 gene encoding somatostatin 2, translating to MASSQLHLTVSLFCLAMTASIISCGRSHMVLNSALQASHGTPADEEMPERYSFPEFQWLLSNSDPTAIQSDSPSLGILQSGLDLMRRDSGDSERKPGCKNYFWKSRTAC from the exons ATGGCCTCATCCCAACTTCACCTCACTGTCTCCCTGTTCTGTTTGGCCATGACTGCAAGCATCATATCATGCGGCCGATCTCATATGGTTTTGAACTCTGCACTACAGGCATCTCATGGCACTCCTGCTGATGAAGAG ATGCCAGAGAGATACTCCTTTCCAGAGTTCCAGTGGTTGCTCAGTAACTCAGACCCAACAGCTATCCAGTCTGACAGCCCATCTCTGGGGATTCTACAGAGTGGATTGGACCTAATGAGGAGAGACAGTGGAGACAGTGAGCGAAAACCAGGCTGCAAGAACTACTTCTGGAAATCCAGAACGGCATGCTAA